One Glycine max cultivar Williams 82 chromosome 6, Glycine_max_v4.0, whole genome shotgun sequence DNA segment encodes these proteins:
- the LOC100793436 gene encoding putative cyclin-A3-1, with the protein METRAAAKRKANAATIVFVEKQYPNKRQRVVLGELPNLQNLIVSETQNSRKEKLLCRKNPNEKKPSPTNNNTFPSPQINESYDSDIHGYLREMEMQNKRRPMVDYIEKVQKIVTPTMRAILVDWLVEVAVEYKLLSDTLHLSVSYIDRFLSVNPVSKSRLQLLGVSSMLIAAKYEEMDPPGVDEFCSITDHTYDKTEVVKMEADILKSLKFEMGNPTVSTFLRRYADVASNDQKTPNLQIDFLGSYIGELSLLDYDCLRFLPSIVAASVIFLAKFIICPEVHPWTSSLCECSGYKPAELKECVLILHDLYLSRKAASFKAVRAKYKQQKFECVANLPTPPYVPSCYFEDQWCSEFLDK; encoded by the exons ATGGAGACTCGCGCCGCCGCAAAGAGAAAGGCAAATGCCGCCACCATAGTCTTTGTCGAAAAACAATACCCCAACAAGAGGCAGCGGGTTGTGTTGGGTGAACTTCCCAATTTACAAAACCTTATTGTCTCCGAAACTCAAAATTCGCGCAAAGAGAAGCTCCTATGTCGGAAGAATCCCAATGAGAAGAAACCATCACCCACAAACAACAACACCTTTCCTTCCCCTCAGATCAACGAATCTTATGATTCGGATATCCACGGGTATCTTCGTGAAATGGAG ATGCAGAATAAGAGAAGACCAATGGTTGACTACATTGAAAAGGTTCAGAAAATCGTTACCCCAACCATGAGAGCAATATTGGTGGATTGGTTAGTGGAGGTAGCTGTGGAGTACAAGCTTCTATCGGATACTCTTCATCTCTCTGTATCATACATCGATAGGTTTTTATCAGTTAATCCAGTCAGTAAATCCAGACTTCAGTTACTGGGTGTTTCGTCCATGCTCATTGCTGC AAAATATGAGGAGATGGATCCACCTGGTGTGGACGAGTTTTGCAGCATCACTGATCACACTTATGACAAGACAGAG GTTGTGAAGATGGAAGCTGACATACTTAAGTCCCTAAAGTTTGAAATGGGAAATCCTACTGTAAGCACCTTTCTAAG GAGGTATGCTGATGTTGCTTCTAATGACCAAAAA actCCAAATTTGCAGATTGACTTTTTGGGCAGCTATATTGGCGAGCTAAGTTTGTTGGACTATGATTGTTTAAGATTCTTGCCTTCTATTGTGGCTGCCTCGGTTATATTTCTTGCCAAGTTCATTATCTGTCCTGAAGTGCATCCATgg ACTTCTTCCTTGTGTGAATGCTCGGGTTACAAGCCAGCTGAGTTGAAAGAATGTGTCCTTATCTTGCATGACTTGTATTTGTCAAGAAAGGCAGCATCCTTCAAAGCTGTTCGGGCAAAATACAAGCAGCAAAAG TTCGAATGTGTGGCAAACCTGCCTACCCCTCCATATGTACCGAGTTGTTACTTTGAAGACCAGTGGTGCAGTGAATTCCTTGATAAATGA
- the LOC100793965 gene encoding putative cyclin-A3-1, translated as MQRKRRPMIDYMDKVQKQVTTTMRTILVDWLVEVAEEYKLLSDTLHLSVSYIDRFLSVNPVSKSRLQLLGVSSMLIAAKYEEVDPPRVDPFCNITDNTYHKAEVVKMEADMLTTLKFEMGNPTVNTFLRRFANVASENQKTPNLQIEFLVGYLAELSLLDYDCLRFSPSIMAASVIFLARFIIWPEVHPWTSLSECLGYEPAD; from the exons ATGCAGAGAAAGAGAAGGCCAATGATTGATTACATGGACAAAGTTCAGAAACAAGTTACGACAACTATGAGGACAATATTGGTGGATTGGTTGGTAGAGGTAGCTGAGGAGTACAAGCTTCTCTCCGATACCCTTCATCTATCTGTTTCGTACATCGATAGGTTTTTGTCTGTTAATCCTGTTAGCAAATCAAGACTTCAGTTACTGGGTGTTTCATCCATGCTCATTGCTGC CAAGTATGAGGAAGTTGACCCACCCCGTGTTGACCCGTTCTGCAACATCACTGATAACACATACCACAAGGCAGAG GTTGTAAAGATGGAAGCTGACATGCTCACGACCCTAAAGTTTGAGATGGGAAATCCAACTGTAAACACCTTTCTAAG GAGGTTTGCAAATGTTGCTTCTGAGAACCAAAAA aCACCAAATTTGCAGATTGAATTTTTGGTTGGCTACCTTGCTGAGCTAAGCTTGCTGGACTATGATTGTTTAAGATTCTCGCCTTCTATCATGGCTGCATCAGTTATATTTCTTGCCAGGTTTATTATCTGGCCTGAAGTGCATCCTTGG ACTTCTTTGTCTGAATGCTTGGGTTATGAACCAGCTGATTGA